The Pseudomonas protegens genome contains the following window.
CCTGAAGCCGATTCTTTTTGAAACTTCATTGCGCACAACCGGATAGGGCAACGCATCAATAAGCACGCGTTCGCACTCTCGCCCCTCTTCTGCAAGGGCACTCAGGCGCTTTAACTTCAAAGATAAAGAGCTCCAGCCATTTGCCCCTAACTTCAAATGAAGCTGAGTTTCGACAAAGCGTTTGACCTCAAGAAACGTCCCCAGCTTCTTCAGATCGCTGACCTGTGCAGTTTGCAAAATCTGCTGCAGTGATAGGTCCATCATCGCCCCATGATTGATGCCAAAGCCCGGAGATTATACACCTCATAGATCGCCACCACGGGCAGGTCTCGTCCTTGGCACCAGCACTCTTCACCGTCGAAAGTGGAGCCCACCCCTTCAGCTAGCATTCGCCTCGTTCGATGTTTGCAGCCCTGAGAACCTGAACATTTTCCAGTCCCGGTAAAGGTGTTCCAAGAATGGATAGATGCCCCCCGGAGCATGCCAGCTACCTGCTCGGGCGGGCACCAGAGTGGACCACATGATGTCCACTATCGGCATAAATCCGCTTTGACAGACCTTCTGCTGTCCCTAACGCCCCCATCAAAACCTGGCCTGTGGATAACGCCACAACAGCCCTCCTCCATCGCCAACCCCACCTACGCTTAGGTAGGATGTCCCC
Protein-coding sequences here:
- a CDS encoding YhfG family protein, translating into MDLSLQQILQTAQVSDLKKLGTFLEVKRFVETQLHLKLGANGWSSLSLKLKRLSALAEEGRECERVLIDALPYPVVRNEVSKRIGFRMCARNVAELRGALSLLSKCAARPGFDPYERFEKNKLKNFVSSSRLEGIDIPVFDEKASLEKILAKHGRPLNG